In Bombus huntii isolate Logan2020A chromosome 9, iyBomHunt1.1, whole genome shotgun sequence, a single window of DNA contains:
- the LOC126869655 gene encoding myosin-8 isoform X1, whose product MCMVDRSETSNANLEDITKALEDMDSLDIKLFNDTFKNSNSNSVLKDFNIQSDGEIKKKVIFKDSNEDDLLTDLLSDEEISVKEEKNLFTSNIKSNLMEDLFKIKNPVRSANIRSNNELGFHFEQAEANRLSSQKLPDYSISENNFASQNESIKDRNTQKLKNVSRNEEDILTSLNDKSDVIDKTRRSSLREHLFENQSNLSNVMDSIIPKNNKKIELETMAQSTNTIHESKLDTTNVSTRSFTKESRRGRRNTKIVNDPLGLLSADQLLDQSPELVSNGNVPPKNSIVQNTKTEKDLPEWLGGSKKLEDKKSEIRMGAIAEIDKIDASKQNVEIHDANSTINLKTSGANDLGDASIFPEHFTLLYSTQLNQQNALVNMQQQEHELRTAAIISQQNEQLNKISSAQHSMLHNQEEQFNALLKLQFEKQLLLEKQIKMQQERINQYIHVLMTQPGAVSSTTSIYTSCKSDLCEDEKKFVNEIKDMKDIIKRLEGEKSKLENKLSTIDEKYNNEISFQAEFYERQISFLKDSITKSEERVKQEIEYLETNYITKFEKLRDEKLQLENQCKEEIHNLKNKHAQHIEELCKLHSENVTLLQREYYNIIESISKAKQIEAQMIETVTTRKTDIEDILQKANVIIEGMVENKNRLEIKHNEIMESEANILKLQEDDIKAQKHELKYQNSVLEEHRNKFLETTEKFDTHLTQLITELQKQSTLYTQATETLQKKTTNLLREKELFEEKMKWERDYMQALKEAWIKEQEKQLKLLAEEKEVIAIEKTHLEVLNKLKSNSGETTKVELETAIKTAQDANASASREKLKWQQKINELNVYKQILQDKENLLILHAKELEYLTQSALTKKEEGVKALKNAKRLENQNKEKFNQLQIQIQALMEREKKVATERYNVTKDKIKGVLSAYETERPERDVSHNFQNEVIPSSGIQSKSEITTELMSIVDPNLIMLKLNIDDDFKFINKYM is encoded by the exons ATGGTTGATCGCTCTGAAACTTCAAATGCAAATTTAGAAGATATTACGAAAGCATTAGAAGATATGGACAGtttagatataaaattatttaatgacACATTTAAAAACTCAAATTCCAACAGTGTTCTCaaagattttaatatacagtctgatggagaaattaaaaaaaaagttatatttaaag ATTCTAATGAGGATGATTTATTAACTGATTTGTTATCTGATGAAGAAATTTctgtaaaagaagaaaaaaatctGTTTACATCTAATATCAAAAGTAACTTGATGGAAGATCTTTTCAAAATCAAAAATCCAGTTAGATCTGCAAATATTAGATCAAATAATGAACTGGGGTTTCATTTTGAGCAAGCAGAAGCTAATCGATTGTCTTCACAGAAACTACCTGATTACTcaatttctgaaaataattttgcttCTCAAAATGAATCAATCAAAGACAGAAACACACAAAAGTTGAAAAATGTATCTCGAAATGAAGAGGACATTTTAACAAGCTTAAATGATAAATCTGATGTAATAGATAAAACAAGGAGATCATCTTTAAGAGAGCATCTATTTGAAAATCAATCTAATTTATCAAATGTTATGGATTCTATCATacctaaaaataataagaaaatagaattaGAAACTATGGCTCAGTCTACAAATACTATACATGAATCAAAATTGGATACTACTAATGTATCTACTAGATCTTTTACAAAAGAATCTCGTAGAGGTAGGAGAAATACAAAAATCGTGAATGATCCCCTTGGTTTGCTATCAGCTGATCAACTGCTGGATCAAAGTCCTGAATtg gTATCAAATGGAAATGTACCACCTAAGAATTCTATTGTACAAAATACCAAAACAGAAAAAGATTTACCAGAATGGTTAGGTGGTTcaaaaaaattagaagataaaaaatCAGAAATAAGAATGGGAGCAATAGctgaaattgataaaatagaTGCTTCTAAACAAAATGTTGAAATTCACGATGCAAACAgtacaataaatttaaaaaccTCTGGCGCAAATGATTTAGGAGATGCATCTATTTTTCCAGAACATTTTACACTGTTGTATAGTACACAATTAAACCAACAAAATGCACTTGTAAATATGCAACAACAAGAACATGAATTAAGAACAGCAGCAATAATTTCTCAACAAAACgaacaattaaataaaatatcaagtGCTCAACATTCCATGCTGCATAATCAAGAGGAACAATTTAATGCTCTTCTAAAACTACAATTTGAAAAACAACTTTTATTGGAGAAGCAAATAAAAATGCAGCAAGAACGTATTAATCAATATATTCAT gtTTTGATGACACAGCCAGGAGCAGTATCAAGTACTACATCAATTTATACAAGTTGCAAATCAGATTTATGTGAAGATGAAAAGAAGTttgtaaatgaaataaaagatatgaaagatataataaaaagactGGAAggagaaaaatcaaaattagaGAATAAATTATCTACCATAgatgaaaaatacaataatgaAATATCATTTCAAGCAGAGTTTTATGA AAgacaaatttcatttttaaaggATTCAATAACAAAATCAGAAGAAAGAGTTAAACaggaaatagaatatttagaaacaaattatataacaaaatttGAAAAGTTAAGAGATGAAAAATTACAACTAGAAAATCAATGCAAAGAAGAAATTCACAATCTAAAG AACAAACATGCTCAACACATAGAAGAACTTTGTAAACTACATTCTGAGAATGTAACACTATTGCAAAgggaatattataatataatagaaagtATATCTAAAGCTAAGCAAATAGAAGCTCAAATGATAGAAACTGTGACAACTCGGAAGACTGACATAGAGGATATATTACAAAAAGCTAATGTTATTATTGAGGGTAtggtagaaaataaaaatagattaGAAATTAAACATAATGAAATAATGGAATCTGAAgcaaacattttgaaattacaGGAAGATGACATAAAAG ctCAAAAACATGagttaaaatatcaaaatagtGTCTTAGAAGAACatcgtaataaatttttagaaaCAACAGAGAAATTTGACACTCACCTTACACAACTTATAACTGAACTTCAAAAACAAAGTACACTATATACTCAAGCAACAGAAACACTTCAGAAAAAAACAACAAATCTTTTGcgagaaaaagaattattcgaagaaaaaatgaaGTGGGAACGAGACTATATGCAG GCATTAAAGGAAGCCTGGATAAAAGAACAAGAGAAACAATTAAAACTGCTtgcagaagaaaaagaagtaaTAGCAATTGAAAAAACACACTTAGAAGTTTTAAACAAACTAAAAAGTAATAGTGGTGAAACTACTAAAGTAGAG TTGGAAACTGCTATTAAAACTGCACAGGACGCAAATGCATCTGCTAGCcgagaaaaattaaaatggcAACAAAAAATTAATGAGCTTAATGTTTATAAGCAAATTCTACAAGATAAGGAAAACTTACTCATTTTACATGCCAAAGAACTTGAATATCTTACGCag tCTGCTTTAActaaaaaggaagaaggagTAAAAGctttaaaaaatgcaaaacGTTTAGAAAAtcagaataaagaaaaatttaatcagctacaaatacaaattcaaGCATTgatggaaagagaaaaaaaagttgCAACTGAAAGATATAATGTTACAAA AGATAAAATTAAAGGAGTCTTATCTGCTTATGAAACTGAAAGACCAGAAAGGGATGTTTCACATAACTTTCAGAATGAGGTAATACCTTCCTCTGGAATACAATCAAAATCTGAGATCACTACAGAATTAAtg AGTATTGTAGATCCAAATTTAATTATGTTGAAATTAAACATTGATGATGactttaaatttattaataaatacatgTAA
- the LOC126869655 gene encoding myosin-8 isoform X3 — MDSIMHINSNEDDLLTDLLSDEEISVKEEKNLFTSNIKSNLMEDLFKIKNPVRSANIRSNNELGFHFEQAEANRLSSQKLPDYSISENNFASQNESIKDRNTQKLKNVSRNEEDILTSLNDKSDVIDKTRRSSLREHLFENQSNLSNVMDSIIPKNNKKIELETMAQSTNTIHESKLDTTNVSTRSFTKESRRGRRNTKIVNDPLGLLSADQLLDQSPELVSNGNVPPKNSIVQNTKTEKDLPEWLGGSKKLEDKKSEIRMGAIAEIDKIDASKQNVEIHDANSTINLKTSGANDLGDASIFPEHFTLLYSTQLNQQNALVNMQQQEHELRTAAIISQQNEQLNKISSAQHSMLHNQEEQFNALLKLQFEKQLLLEKQIKMQQERINQYIHVLMTQPGAVSSTTSIYTSCKSDLCEDEKKFVNEIKDMKDIIKRLEGEKSKLENKLSTIDEKYNNEISFQAEFYERQISFLKDSITKSEERVKQEIEYLETNYITKFEKLRDEKLQLENQCKEEIHNLKNKHAQHIEELCKLHSENVTLLQREYYNIIESISKAKQIEAQMIETVTTRKTDIEDILQKANVIIEGMVENKNRLEIKHNEIMESEANILKLQEDDIKAQKHELKYQNSVLEEHRNKFLETTEKFDTHLTQLITELQKQSTLYTQATETLQKKTTNLLREKELFEEKMKWERDYMQALKEAWIKEQEKQLKLLAEEKEVIAIEKTHLEVLNKLKSNSGETTKVELETAIKTAQDANASASREKLKWQQKINELNVYKQILQDKENLLILHAKELEYLTQSALTKKEEGVKALKNAKRLENQNKEKFNQLQIQIQALMEREKKVATERYNVTKDKIKGVLSAYETERPERDVSHNFQNEVIPSSGIQSKSEITTELMSIVDPNLIMLKLNIDDDFKFINKYM; from the exons ATTCTAATGAGGATGATTTATTAACTGATTTGTTATCTGATGAAGAAATTTctgtaaaagaagaaaaaaatctGTTTACATCTAATATCAAAAGTAACTTGATGGAAGATCTTTTCAAAATCAAAAATCCAGTTAGATCTGCAAATATTAGATCAAATAATGAACTGGGGTTTCATTTTGAGCAAGCAGAAGCTAATCGATTGTCTTCACAGAAACTACCTGATTACTcaatttctgaaaataattttgcttCTCAAAATGAATCAATCAAAGACAGAAACACACAAAAGTTGAAAAATGTATCTCGAAATGAAGAGGACATTTTAACAAGCTTAAATGATAAATCTGATGTAATAGATAAAACAAGGAGATCATCTTTAAGAGAGCATCTATTTGAAAATCAATCTAATTTATCAAATGTTATGGATTCTATCATacctaaaaataataagaaaatagaattaGAAACTATGGCTCAGTCTACAAATACTATACATGAATCAAAATTGGATACTACTAATGTATCTACTAGATCTTTTACAAAAGAATCTCGTAGAGGTAGGAGAAATACAAAAATCGTGAATGATCCCCTTGGTTTGCTATCAGCTGATCAACTGCTGGATCAAAGTCCTGAATtg gTATCAAATGGAAATGTACCACCTAAGAATTCTATTGTACAAAATACCAAAACAGAAAAAGATTTACCAGAATGGTTAGGTGGTTcaaaaaaattagaagataaaaaatCAGAAATAAGAATGGGAGCAATAGctgaaattgataaaatagaTGCTTCTAAACAAAATGTTGAAATTCACGATGCAAACAgtacaataaatttaaaaaccTCTGGCGCAAATGATTTAGGAGATGCATCTATTTTTCCAGAACATTTTACACTGTTGTATAGTACACAATTAAACCAACAAAATGCACTTGTAAATATGCAACAACAAGAACATGAATTAAGAACAGCAGCAATAATTTCTCAACAAAACgaacaattaaataaaatatcaagtGCTCAACATTCCATGCTGCATAATCAAGAGGAACAATTTAATGCTCTTCTAAAACTACAATTTGAAAAACAACTTTTATTGGAGAAGCAAATAAAAATGCAGCAAGAACGTATTAATCAATATATTCAT gtTTTGATGACACAGCCAGGAGCAGTATCAAGTACTACATCAATTTATACAAGTTGCAAATCAGATTTATGTGAAGATGAAAAGAAGTttgtaaatgaaataaaagatatgaaagatataataaaaagactGGAAggagaaaaatcaaaattagaGAATAAATTATCTACCATAgatgaaaaatacaataatgaAATATCATTTCAAGCAGAGTTTTATGA AAgacaaatttcatttttaaaggATTCAATAACAAAATCAGAAGAAAGAGTTAAACaggaaatagaatatttagaaacaaattatataacaaaatttGAAAAGTTAAGAGATGAAAAATTACAACTAGAAAATCAATGCAAAGAAGAAATTCACAATCTAAAG AACAAACATGCTCAACACATAGAAGAACTTTGTAAACTACATTCTGAGAATGTAACACTATTGCAAAgggaatattataatataatagaaagtATATCTAAAGCTAAGCAAATAGAAGCTCAAATGATAGAAACTGTGACAACTCGGAAGACTGACATAGAGGATATATTACAAAAAGCTAATGTTATTATTGAGGGTAtggtagaaaataaaaatagattaGAAATTAAACATAATGAAATAATGGAATCTGAAgcaaacattttgaaattacaGGAAGATGACATAAAAG ctCAAAAACATGagttaaaatatcaaaatagtGTCTTAGAAGAACatcgtaataaatttttagaaaCAACAGAGAAATTTGACACTCACCTTACACAACTTATAACTGAACTTCAAAAACAAAGTACACTATATACTCAAGCAACAGAAACACTTCAGAAAAAAACAACAAATCTTTTGcgagaaaaagaattattcgaagaaaaaatgaaGTGGGAACGAGACTATATGCAG GCATTAAAGGAAGCCTGGATAAAAGAACAAGAGAAACAATTAAAACTGCTtgcagaagaaaaagaagtaaTAGCAATTGAAAAAACACACTTAGAAGTTTTAAACAAACTAAAAAGTAATAGTGGTGAAACTACTAAAGTAGAG TTGGAAACTGCTATTAAAACTGCACAGGACGCAAATGCATCTGCTAGCcgagaaaaattaaaatggcAACAAAAAATTAATGAGCTTAATGTTTATAAGCAAATTCTACAAGATAAGGAAAACTTACTCATTTTACATGCCAAAGAACTTGAATATCTTACGCag tCTGCTTTAActaaaaaggaagaaggagTAAAAGctttaaaaaatgcaaaacGTTTAGAAAAtcagaataaagaaaaatttaatcagctacaaatacaaattcaaGCATTgatggaaagagaaaaaaaagttgCAACTGAAAGATATAATGTTACAAA AGATAAAATTAAAGGAGTCTTATCTGCTTATGAAACTGAAAGACCAGAAAGGGATGTTTCACATAACTTTCAGAATGAGGTAATACCTTCCTCTGGAATACAATCAAAATCTGAGATCACTACAGAATTAAtg AGTATTGTAGATCCAAATTTAATTATGTTGAAATTAAACATTGATGATGactttaaatttattaataaatacatgTAA
- the LOC126869655 gene encoding myosin-8 isoform X4 — protein sequence MEDLFKIKNPVRSANIRSNNELGFHFEQAEANRLSSQKLPDYSISENNFASQNESIKDRNTQKLKNVSRNEEDILTSLNDKSDVIDKTRRSSLREHLFENQSNLSNVMDSIIPKNNKKIELETMAQSTNTIHESKLDTTNVSTRSFTKESRRGRRNTKIVNDPLGLLSADQLLDQSPELVSNGNVPPKNSIVQNTKTEKDLPEWLGGSKKLEDKKSEIRMGAIAEIDKIDASKQNVEIHDANSTINLKTSGANDLGDASIFPEHFTLLYSTQLNQQNALVNMQQQEHELRTAAIISQQNEQLNKISSAQHSMLHNQEEQFNALLKLQFEKQLLLEKQIKMQQERINQYIHVLMTQPGAVSSTTSIYTSCKSDLCEDEKKFVNEIKDMKDIIKRLEGEKSKLENKLSTIDEKYNNEISFQAEFYERQISFLKDSITKSEERVKQEIEYLETNYITKFEKLRDEKLQLENQCKEEIHNLKNKHAQHIEELCKLHSENVTLLQREYYNIIESISKAKQIEAQMIETVTTRKTDIEDILQKANVIIEGMVENKNRLEIKHNEIMESEANILKLQEDDIKAQKHELKYQNSVLEEHRNKFLETTEKFDTHLTQLITELQKQSTLYTQATETLQKKTTNLLREKELFEEKMKWERDYMQALKEAWIKEQEKQLKLLAEEKEVIAIEKTHLEVLNKLKSNSGETTKVELETAIKTAQDANASASREKLKWQQKINELNVYKQILQDKENLLILHAKELEYLTQSALTKKEEGVKALKNAKRLENQNKEKFNQLQIQIQALMEREKKVATERYNVTKDKIKGVLSAYETERPERDVSHNFQNEVIPSSGIQSKSEITTELMSIVDPNLIMLKLNIDDDFKFINKYM from the exons ATGGAAGATCTTTTCAAAATCAAAAATCCAGTTAGATCTGCAAATATTAGATCAAATAATGAACTGGGGTTTCATTTTGAGCAAGCAGAAGCTAATCGATTGTCTTCACAGAAACTACCTGATTACTcaatttctgaaaataattttgcttCTCAAAATGAATCAATCAAAGACAGAAACACACAAAAGTTGAAAAATGTATCTCGAAATGAAGAGGACATTTTAACAAGCTTAAATGATAAATCTGATGTAATAGATAAAACAAGGAGATCATCTTTAAGAGAGCATCTATTTGAAAATCAATCTAATTTATCAAATGTTATGGATTCTATCATacctaaaaataataagaaaatagaattaGAAACTATGGCTCAGTCTACAAATACTATACATGAATCAAAATTGGATACTACTAATGTATCTACTAGATCTTTTACAAAAGAATCTCGTAGAGGTAGGAGAAATACAAAAATCGTGAATGATCCCCTTGGTTTGCTATCAGCTGATCAACTGCTGGATCAAAGTCCTGAATtg gTATCAAATGGAAATGTACCACCTAAGAATTCTATTGTACAAAATACCAAAACAGAAAAAGATTTACCAGAATGGTTAGGTGGTTcaaaaaaattagaagataaaaaatCAGAAATAAGAATGGGAGCAATAGctgaaattgataaaatagaTGCTTCTAAACAAAATGTTGAAATTCACGATGCAAACAgtacaataaatttaaaaaccTCTGGCGCAAATGATTTAGGAGATGCATCTATTTTTCCAGAACATTTTACACTGTTGTATAGTACACAATTAAACCAACAAAATGCACTTGTAAATATGCAACAACAAGAACATGAATTAAGAACAGCAGCAATAATTTCTCAACAAAACgaacaattaaataaaatatcaagtGCTCAACATTCCATGCTGCATAATCAAGAGGAACAATTTAATGCTCTTCTAAAACTACAATTTGAAAAACAACTTTTATTGGAGAAGCAAATAAAAATGCAGCAAGAACGTATTAATCAATATATTCAT gtTTTGATGACACAGCCAGGAGCAGTATCAAGTACTACATCAATTTATACAAGTTGCAAATCAGATTTATGTGAAGATGAAAAGAAGTttgtaaatgaaataaaagatatgaaagatataataaaaagactGGAAggagaaaaatcaaaattagaGAATAAATTATCTACCATAgatgaaaaatacaataatgaAATATCATTTCAAGCAGAGTTTTATGA AAgacaaatttcatttttaaaggATTCAATAACAAAATCAGAAGAAAGAGTTAAACaggaaatagaatatttagaaacaaattatataacaaaatttGAAAAGTTAAGAGATGAAAAATTACAACTAGAAAATCAATGCAAAGAAGAAATTCACAATCTAAAG AACAAACATGCTCAACACATAGAAGAACTTTGTAAACTACATTCTGAGAATGTAACACTATTGCAAAgggaatattataatataatagaaagtATATCTAAAGCTAAGCAAATAGAAGCTCAAATGATAGAAACTGTGACAACTCGGAAGACTGACATAGAGGATATATTACAAAAAGCTAATGTTATTATTGAGGGTAtggtagaaaataaaaatagattaGAAATTAAACATAATGAAATAATGGAATCTGAAgcaaacattttgaaattacaGGAAGATGACATAAAAG ctCAAAAACATGagttaaaatatcaaaatagtGTCTTAGAAGAACatcgtaataaatttttagaaaCAACAGAGAAATTTGACACTCACCTTACACAACTTATAACTGAACTTCAAAAACAAAGTACACTATATACTCAAGCAACAGAAACACTTCAGAAAAAAACAACAAATCTTTTGcgagaaaaagaattattcgaagaaaaaatgaaGTGGGAACGAGACTATATGCAG GCATTAAAGGAAGCCTGGATAAAAGAACAAGAGAAACAATTAAAACTGCTtgcagaagaaaaagaagtaaTAGCAATTGAAAAAACACACTTAGAAGTTTTAAACAAACTAAAAAGTAATAGTGGTGAAACTACTAAAGTAGAG TTGGAAACTGCTATTAAAACTGCACAGGACGCAAATGCATCTGCTAGCcgagaaaaattaaaatggcAACAAAAAATTAATGAGCTTAATGTTTATAAGCAAATTCTACAAGATAAGGAAAACTTACTCATTTTACATGCCAAAGAACTTGAATATCTTACGCag tCTGCTTTAActaaaaaggaagaaggagTAAAAGctttaaaaaatgcaaaacGTTTAGAAAAtcagaataaagaaaaatttaatcagctacaaatacaaattcaaGCATTgatggaaagagaaaaaaaagttgCAACTGAAAGATATAATGTTACAAA AGATAAAATTAAAGGAGTCTTATCTGCTTATGAAACTGAAAGACCAGAAAGGGATGTTTCACATAACTTTCAGAATGAGGTAATACCTTCCTCTGGAATACAATCAAAATCTGAGATCACTACAGAATTAAtg AGTATTGTAGATCCAAATTTAATTATGTTGAAATTAAACATTGATGATGactttaaatttattaataaatacatgTAA